A single Vigna radiata var. radiata cultivar VC1973A chromosome 8, Vradiata_ver6, whole genome shotgun sequence DNA region contains:
- the LOC106769863 gene encoding agamous-like MADS-box protein AGL80 isoform X2, with protein sequence MTRQKVKLAYISDVTARKSTYKKRKKGIIKKVRELTILCGIPACAIISSPFEAKAEIWPDPEGAKEVIQRYMDASVIDESKNVNQESFLIQRISKAQEQLKKLRQENQEKEKILSIFSYMQGQDLPTDVQELKQLKKLIDNTLKETKINSQSM encoded by the coding sequence ATGACAAGGCAGAAAGTGAAACTTGCGTATATCAGTGATGTGACGGCAAGGAAATCGACGtacaagaaaaggaagaagggtATCATTAAGAAGGTGAGGGAACTGACGATTCTGTGTGGGATCCCAGCCTGTGCAATAATTTCAAGTCCTTTTGAAGCTAAGGCAGAGATTTGGCCAGATCCTGAGGGAGCAAAGGAAGTGATTCAAAGGTATATGGATGCATCTGTTATTGATGAAAGCAAGAATGTGAACCAAGAGAGTTTCCTGATTCAGAGGATTTCCAAAGCCCAAGAACAGTTGAAGAAATTGCGTCAGGAGAATCAAGAGAAGGAGAAGATCTTGTCGATTTTCAGCTACATGCAAGGTCAAGATCTCCCAACTGATGTTCAAGAATTGAAACAACTCAAAAAGCTCATTGATAACACTCTCAAGGAAACTAAAATCAATTCTCAGTCTATGTAG
- the LOC106772189 gene encoding transcription factor PIF3 isoform X2, with product MPLYELYRLAREKLGTENNSTRASDQCSSPENDFFELVWENGQISSQGQSSKVRRSPSCRSLPSHCLPSHSPKGRDKDVGYGANRMGKFRDLDSGLNEISMSVPSREVDFCQDEDVLPWFDYPTMDDSLQHDYGSDFLPAPTSFTLSDKKSNSSMALRDSHKTSEEQGNAFDDSSAEQVGNVEPKAITNQLYPPSLHHCQTSFVSSRSRTSDITENNSTSNANQDATYGEITNFLSSSSDFSSPKGKKQEPPLPGNGSSSTIMNFSHFARPAAKVRANLQNIGLKSGLSSARSDSMEIKNKDAAATSSNPPESVVVDSGGECPKELTIHCQQNVDQSKTNLNTSLSKAVEQSAVLSKQSETAFNESSTKIDKIADRVLGDSGVKGQTTAEKSMEAAVASSSVCSGNGADRGSDEPNKNVKRKRKDTDDSECHSEDAEEESAGVKKAAGGRGGTGSKRTRAAEVHNLSERRRRDRINEKMRALQELIPNCNKVDKASMLDEAIEYLKTLQLQVQIMSMGAGLYMPPMMLPAGMQHMHAPHMTPFSPLGVGMHMGYGMGYGVGMPDMNGGSSRFPMIQVPQMQGSHIPVAQMSGPTALHGMTGSNLPRLGLPGQGHPMPMPRAPVLPFSGGPVMNSSALGLNACGLSGLVETVDSASASGLKDQMPNVGPLVKQSIGGGDSTSQMPTQSETAVAGFEQSAMVHNSGHTSGANDNGALNPCSSR from the exons atgccTTTGTACGAGTTATACCGTCTGGCCAGAGAAAAGCTTGGTACAGAGAATAACAGCACACGTGCATCTGATCAATGTTCCTC ACCTGAGAATGATTTTTTTGAGCTAGTTTGGGAGAATGGTCAGATTTCTAGCCAGGGTCAGTCTAGTAAAGTTAGAAGGAGCCCATCTTGCAGGAGTTTGCCATCTCACTGCCTACCATCTCACAGTCCCAAGGGTAGAGACAAAGATGTAGGATATGGTGCCAACAGGATGGGAAAATTTAGAGATTTAGACTCTGGATTGAATGAAATTTCAATGTCGGTGCCGTCCCGTGAAGTTGATTTCTGTCAAGACGAAGATGTGTTACCTTGGTTTGATTACCCAACAATGGATGATTCCTTGCAACATGACTATGGTTCTGATTTCCTCCCTGCCCCAACTAGCTTTACTCTATCggataaaaaaagtaatagcAGTATGGCTTTGAGGGATTCTCATAAAACTTCTGAAGAACAAGGAAATGCTTTCGACGATTCTTCAGCTGAGCAGGTTGGAAATGTCGAACCCAAAGCTATCACCAATCAGTTATACCCTCCATCATTGCATCATTGTCAAACATCTTTTGTATCTTCAAGATCCAGAACATCAGATATAACTGAAAATAACAGTACTAGTAATGCAAACCAGGATGCCACTTATGGCGAAATTACCAATTTTCTATCTTCCTCAAGTGATTTTTCTAGCCCAAAAGGGAAGAAGCAAGAGCCACCTCTGCCTGGCAATGGTTCCAGTTCCACCATAATGAATTTCTCCCATTTCGCTAGGCCTGCCGCAAAGGTAAGAGCTAATCTTCAGAACATTGGCTTGAAGTCTGGTTTGTCTTCAGCAAGATCAGACAGTATGGAAATTAAGAATAAAGATGCAGCTGCAACTAGCAGCAATCCTCCTGAATCAGTTGTTGTTGATTCAGGTGGTGAATGTCCGAAGGAACTGACTATACACTGTCAGCAGAATGTGGATCAATCCAAGACTAATTTGAACACTTCACTGTCGAAAGCTGTTGAACAGAGTGCAGTGCTTTCTAAACAGTCGGAGACTGCTTTTAATGAGAGTTCCACTAAGATTGACAAAATTGCAGATCGAGTTCTTGGTGACAGTGGTGTGAAAGGGCAGACAACTGCTGAAAAAAGTATGGAGGCAGCAGTAGCCTCTTCCTCTGTTTGCTCTGGCAATGGTGCTGACAGAGGTTCAGATGAGCCAAATAAAAATGTGAAGCGAAAAAGAAAGGACACCGATGACTCTGAGTGCCACAGTGAA GATGCTGAAGAAGAATCAGCGGGTGTTAAAAAGGCAGCTGGAGGGCGTGGAGGTACAGGTTCCAAGAGAACCCGTGCAGCTGAAGTGCATAATCTATCTGAAAGG AGGCGAAGGGACAGAATCAACGAGAAGATGCGTGCGTTGCAAGAACTCATTCCAAATTGCAATAAG GTGGATAAAGCCTCAATGCTAGACGAGGCAATCGAGTATCTTAAAACACTTCAGCTCCAAGTTCAA ATTATGTCAATGGGAGCTGGTTTATATATGCCTCCAATGATGTTACCTGCAGGAATGCAGCACATGCATGCACCACATATGACTCCATTTTCACCTCTGGGTGTTGGCATGCATATGGGATATGGTATGGGTTATGGGGTGGGAATGCCCGATATGAATGGTGGATCTTCAAGATTCCCTATGATTCAGGTGCCCCAGATGCAAGGAAGTCATATCCCTGTCGCCCAAATGTCTGGACCTACTGCTTTACATGGAATGACCGGATCAAATCTTCCAAGGCTCGGGCTTCCTGGACAAGGTCATCCCATGCCAATGCCGCGAGCTCCCGTGCTGCCGTTTTCTGGAGGACCTGTCATGAACTCATCAGCTCTGGGACTAAATGCCTGTGGATTGTCAGGACTTGTTGAAACCGTGGATTCAGCTTCTGCATCTGGCTTAAAGGATCAAATGCCAAATGTTGGCCCACTAGTTAAGCAAAGCATTGGTGGCGGTGACTCAACAAGTCAGATGCCAACACAG
- the LOC106770515 gene encoding uncharacterized protein LOC106770515 has product MEHILEAKGCPDDRKLAYTQYLLTIEVGHWWNNMRAILERRGTPITWELFKTKCYTEYFPDSVRFAKEVEFLELTQGNRSVTEYADRFKHLLRFRTVQVNEDWQCRKFENGLRKDVKLMVKGLRIREFPALVEMARDMEKTKGEPEVQQSQRVQPLRVGGPVVSRGGSSSRTTPFSRPTSLGSRGSSSSSQPSVQ; this is encoded by the coding sequence ATGGAACATATTTTGGAGGCAAAGGGGTGTCCAGATGATAGGAAGTTGGCCTATACTCAATATCTGCTAACAATAGAAGTTGGCCATTGGTGGAACAACATGAGAGCCATCCTTGAGAGGCGTGGAACTCCTATTACTTGGGAGTTATTCAAGACCAAATGCTACACAGAATACTTCCCTGATAGTGTCCGCTTTGCAAAAGAAGTGGAGTTTCTTGAGCTAACACAAGGAAACAGGTCGGTGACTGAATATGCTGACCGCTTTAAACACCTTCTTCGCTTCCGCACGGTGCAAGTGAATGAAGATTGGCAGTGCCGGAAGTTTGAGAATGGTTTGAGGAAGGATGTCAAGCTTATGGTGAAGGGATTACGCATTCGAGAGTTTCCCGCCTTGGTGGAAATGGCTAGGGACATGGAGAAAACCAAGGGAGAACCTGAAGTGCAGCAGAGCCAGAGAGTCCAACCACTGAGGGTTGGCGGACCTGTAGTCTCCAGAGGGGGATCCAGCTCGAGGACGACCCCTTTCTCTCGACCCACATCTTTGGGGTCCAGGggttcttcctcctcttctcaGCCCTCAGTACAGTAG
- the LOC106772189 gene encoding transcription factor PIF3 isoform X1 codes for MPLYELYRLAREKLGTENNSTRASDQCSSPENDFFELVWENGQISSQGQSSKVRRSPSCRSLPSHCLPSHSPKGRDKDVGYGANRMGKFRDLDSGLNEISMSVPSREVDFCQDEDVLPWFDYPTMDDSLQHDYGSDFLPAPTSFTLSDKKSNSSMALRDSHKTSEEQGNAFDDSSAEQVGNVEPKAITNQLYPPSLHHCQTSFVSSRSRTSDITENNSTSNANQDATYGEITNFLSSSSDFSSPKGKKQEPPLPGNGSSSTIMNFSHFARPAAKVRANLQNIGLKSGLSSARSDSMEIKNKDAAATSSNPPESVVVDSGGECPKELTIHCQQNVDQSKTNLNTSLSKAVEQSAVLSKQSETAFNESSTKIDKIADRVLGDSGVKGQTTAEKSMEAAVASSSVCSGNGADRGSDEPNKNVKRKRKDTDDSECHSERTFYMKDAEEESAGVKKAAGGRGGTGSKRTRAAEVHNLSERRRRDRINEKMRALQELIPNCNKVDKASMLDEAIEYLKTLQLQVQIMSMGAGLYMPPMMLPAGMQHMHAPHMTPFSPLGVGMHMGYGMGYGVGMPDMNGGSSRFPMIQVPQMQGSHIPVAQMSGPTALHGMTGSNLPRLGLPGQGHPMPMPRAPVLPFSGGPVMNSSALGLNACGLSGLVETVDSASASGLKDQMPNVGPLVKQSIGGGDSTSQMPTQSETAVAGFEQSAMVHNSGHTSGANDNGALNPCSSR; via the exons atgccTTTGTACGAGTTATACCGTCTGGCCAGAGAAAAGCTTGGTACAGAGAATAACAGCACACGTGCATCTGATCAATGTTCCTC ACCTGAGAATGATTTTTTTGAGCTAGTTTGGGAGAATGGTCAGATTTCTAGCCAGGGTCAGTCTAGTAAAGTTAGAAGGAGCCCATCTTGCAGGAGTTTGCCATCTCACTGCCTACCATCTCACAGTCCCAAGGGTAGAGACAAAGATGTAGGATATGGTGCCAACAGGATGGGAAAATTTAGAGATTTAGACTCTGGATTGAATGAAATTTCAATGTCGGTGCCGTCCCGTGAAGTTGATTTCTGTCAAGACGAAGATGTGTTACCTTGGTTTGATTACCCAACAATGGATGATTCCTTGCAACATGACTATGGTTCTGATTTCCTCCCTGCCCCAACTAGCTTTACTCTATCggataaaaaaagtaatagcAGTATGGCTTTGAGGGATTCTCATAAAACTTCTGAAGAACAAGGAAATGCTTTCGACGATTCTTCAGCTGAGCAGGTTGGAAATGTCGAACCCAAAGCTATCACCAATCAGTTATACCCTCCATCATTGCATCATTGTCAAACATCTTTTGTATCTTCAAGATCCAGAACATCAGATATAACTGAAAATAACAGTACTAGTAATGCAAACCAGGATGCCACTTATGGCGAAATTACCAATTTTCTATCTTCCTCAAGTGATTTTTCTAGCCCAAAAGGGAAGAAGCAAGAGCCACCTCTGCCTGGCAATGGTTCCAGTTCCACCATAATGAATTTCTCCCATTTCGCTAGGCCTGCCGCAAAGGTAAGAGCTAATCTTCAGAACATTGGCTTGAAGTCTGGTTTGTCTTCAGCAAGATCAGACAGTATGGAAATTAAGAATAAAGATGCAGCTGCAACTAGCAGCAATCCTCCTGAATCAGTTGTTGTTGATTCAGGTGGTGAATGTCCGAAGGAACTGACTATACACTGTCAGCAGAATGTGGATCAATCCAAGACTAATTTGAACACTTCACTGTCGAAAGCTGTTGAACAGAGTGCAGTGCTTTCTAAACAGTCGGAGACTGCTTTTAATGAGAGTTCCACTAAGATTGACAAAATTGCAGATCGAGTTCTTGGTGACAGTGGTGTGAAAGGGCAGACAACTGCTGAAAAAAGTATGGAGGCAGCAGTAGCCTCTTCCTCTGTTTGCTCTGGCAATGGTGCTGACAGAGGTTCAGATGAGCCAAATAAAAATGTGAAGCGAAAAAGAAAGGACACCGATGACTCTGAGTGCCACAGTGAA AGGACATTTTACATGAAGGATGCTGAAGAAGAATCAGCGGGTGTTAAAAAGGCAGCTGGAGGGCGTGGAGGTACAGGTTCCAAGAGAACCCGTGCAGCTGAAGTGCATAATCTATCTGAAAGG AGGCGAAGGGACAGAATCAACGAGAAGATGCGTGCGTTGCAAGAACTCATTCCAAATTGCAATAAG GTGGATAAAGCCTCAATGCTAGACGAGGCAATCGAGTATCTTAAAACACTTCAGCTCCAAGTTCAA ATTATGTCAATGGGAGCTGGTTTATATATGCCTCCAATGATGTTACCTGCAGGAATGCAGCACATGCATGCACCACATATGACTCCATTTTCACCTCTGGGTGTTGGCATGCATATGGGATATGGTATGGGTTATGGGGTGGGAATGCCCGATATGAATGGTGGATCTTCAAGATTCCCTATGATTCAGGTGCCCCAGATGCAAGGAAGTCATATCCCTGTCGCCCAAATGTCTGGACCTACTGCTTTACATGGAATGACCGGATCAAATCTTCCAAGGCTCGGGCTTCCTGGACAAGGTCATCCCATGCCAATGCCGCGAGCTCCCGTGCTGCCGTTTTCTGGAGGACCTGTCATGAACTCATCAGCTCTGGGACTAAATGCCTGTGGATTGTCAGGACTTGTTGAAACCGTGGATTCAGCTTCTGCATCTGGCTTAAAGGATCAAATGCCAAATGTTGGCCCACTAGTTAAGCAAAGCATTGGTGGCGGTGACTCAACAAGTCAGATGCCAACACAG
- the LOC106770516 gene encoding uncharacterized protein LOC106770516 — translation MCGGPHLPFVCPQLIGYKRCNLCRRDGHYARDCPTVWRIGPPPPRPAGRAIQRGGARPQAAGRVYALTGAEAANVGNLIVSTCLLFGASCVALFDSGATHSFVSKVCVKRLGLAVRELQYDLVVSTPAAGLVRTSTVCARCPIEVEGRRFRVNLICLPLQGLEVILGMDWLAINRILLDYGRKKLIFPNDDEVALLTLSMIVQDISDGARRPKDEYAGGE, via the exons ATGTGTGGAGGACCACACCTTCCGTTTGTGTGCCCTCAGTTGATAGGGTACAAGAGGTGTAACCTTTGTAGGAGGGATGGCCATTATGCCAGAGACTGCCCTACGGTTTGGAGGATCGGACCACCACCACCACGTCCAGCGGGCAGAGCTATTCAAAGAGGTGGTGCCAGACCACAGGCTGCAGGGAGAGTTTACGCATTGACGGGAGCCGAGGCAGCCAACGTAGGTAACTTGATTGTCAGCACCTGCTTATTGTTTGGAGCATCTTGCGTGGCGTTATTTGATTCTGGAGCGACACACTCTTTTGTGTCAAAGGTTTGTGTGAAGAGGCTTGGGTTAGCAGTCAGAGAGCTCCAGTATGATCTGGTGGTTTCGACACCAGCAGCTGGGTTAGTCAGGACGTCCACAGTGTGTGCCCGATGTCCTATAGAGGTCGAGGGACGAAGGTTCAGGGTGAACCTTATCTGCCTACCTTTACAGGGACTAGAGGTTATTCTAGGGATGGATTGGTTAGCCATCAATCGCATTCTTCTTGATTACGGAAGGAAGAAGCTCATCTTTCCTAATGACGACGAAGTGGCACTTTTGACACTTAGCATGATTGTGCAAGACATCTCGGATGGCGCGA GGAGACCAAAGGATGAATATGCAGGTGGTGAATGA
- the LOC106769864 gene encoding hydrophobic protein RCI2B, with product MAGDGTATCIDILLAIILPPLGVFLKYGCKVEFWICLVLTLFGYIPGIIYAVYAITK from the exons ATGGCAGGTGACGGTACAGCTACATGCATAGACATCCTTCTTGCTATCATCTTGCCTCCTCTTGGAGTCTTTCTCAAATATGGCTGCAAG GTGGAGTTCTGGATTTGTTTGGTGCTAACCCTTTTTGGTTATATACCTGGAATTATCTATGCTGTCTATGCCATCACCAAGTGA
- the LOC106769863 gene encoding agamous-like MADS-box protein AGL80 isoform X1: MLLFLRKHKGMTRQKVKLAYISDVTARKSTYKKRKKGIIKKVRELTILCGIPACAIISSPFEAKAEIWPDPEGAKEVIQRYMDASVIDESKNVNQESFLIQRISKAQEQLKKLRQENQEKEKILSIFSYMQGQDLPTDVQELKQLKKLIDNTLKETKINSQSM; the protein is encoded by the exons ATGTTGCTGTTTCTGCGAAAGCACAAGG GCATGACAAGGCAGAAAGTGAAACTTGCGTATATCAGTGATGTGACGGCAAGGAAATCGACGtacaagaaaaggaagaagggtATCATTAAGAAGGTGAGGGAACTGACGATTCTGTGTGGGATCCCAGCCTGTGCAATAATTTCAAGTCCTTTTGAAGCTAAGGCAGAGATTTGGCCAGATCCTGAGGGAGCAAAGGAAGTGATTCAAAGGTATATGGATGCATCTGTTATTGATGAAAGCAAGAATGTGAACCAAGAGAGTTTCCTGATTCAGAGGATTTCCAAAGCCCAAGAACAGTTGAAGAAATTGCGTCAGGAGAATCAAGAGAAGGAGAAGATCTTGTCGATTTTCAGCTACATGCAAGGTCAAGATCTCCCAACTGATGTTCAAGAATTGAAACAACTCAAAAAGCTCATTGATAACACTCTCAAGGAAACTAAAATCAATTCTCAGTCTATGTAG